A window from Ostrinia nubilalis chromosome 13, ilOstNubi1.1, whole genome shotgun sequence encodes these proteins:
- the LOC135077273 gene encoding sorting nexin-14-like — protein sequence METKVFRVLIREIFAGWVLLSLTDVLADPYILNTLIVLATGDETMAQLPTTPNYKVEFLERFARHTESVYSQRPKLLKVDLEWVISDQDYFYAFMQHLKATSHIHLLQFYKDIKLFQTKLLNPDLDSSEQAALLQEARDMYELYLSPRSLSAVPLDASIAAELHDILHSAHSIKRQARDMYELYLSPRSLSAVPLDASIAAELHDILHSAHSIKRNTMRTLAAMSQQARDMYQLYLSPRSLSAVPLDASIAAELHDILHSAHSIKRNTMRTLAAMSQQARDMYELYLSPRSLSAVPLDASIAAELHDILHSAHSIKRNTMRTLAAMSQQARDMYELYLSPRSLSAVPLDASIAAELHDILHSAHSIKRPQERLLQTALKLGNRLKGALRPQTIDGQVLDCFTNSEDSEGDGGENMDILKYLESLANEDSLREQDLSTYKVVLTNVETRLQAPPRRGTVRVFTLAVHRAAPGAAPRLWALDRSEHDFHLLRAKLLEFHGDKLLHELALPSRSYLRSVVVELMFTLAALGAAPRLWALDRSEHDFHLLKAKLLEFHGDKLLHELALPSRSYLRSVVELMFTLAALGAAPRLWALDRSEHDFHLLRAKLLEFHGDKLLHELALPSRRDNSPMETLRYKYEDFLQRLLQKSLLQTSELLHLFLTVDGDFSMVVQASTLNANSSDLANIYQSVTHKLRKEKGQHLESFLKNLLVSSDIDRYQALKQGTARDVEEAIEVSEEADTIPLQRPRRARDITDSVFGDNFGVPPSACHSGDIRHQNAVCGFTQCAMFLLVKVVKARGFVTAIAGSVFCVTRELVDDAFDALLNKALCRLLSERRLAHLIRLGHGLLFGKKASTPRTDPARQRELARTQLLQSIPSPAVLIAGNGLPVAVHKAFEIIQRPQLNKQLVYNLLDLCLMELFPELGASTEPSKEPKS from the exons ATGGAGACGAA AGTGTTCCGCGTGCTAATCCGCGAGATATTCGCGGGTTGGGTGCTATTATCCTTGACTGATGTCTTGGCCGACCCCTACATACTGAATACGCTTATCGTGCTGGCCACGGGAGACGAGACCATGGCGCAGCTGCCCACCACTCCTAATTATAAG GTAGAATTCCTGGAGCGTTTCGCGCGCCACACAGAATCCGTATACAGTCAGCGGCCCAAGCTCTTGAAAGTGGACCTGGAGTGGGTGATCAGCGACCAGGACTACTTCTACGCCTTCATGCAGCATCTAAAAGCTACTAGCCATATACACCTGCTGCAGTTTTATAAGGATATCA AATTATTTCAAACGAAGCTCCTAAATCCAGACCTGGATTCGTCCGAGCAAGCCGCGCTCCTACAAGAAGCTCGCGACATGTACGAGCTATACCTCTCGCCGCGGAGTCTCAGCGCCGTGCCGCTAGACGCCTCCATCGCTGCGGAACTACACGATATACTGCACAGCGCGCACAGCATCAAGCGG CAAGCTCGCGACATGTACGAGCTATACCTCTCGCCGCGGAGTCTCAGCGCCGTGCCGCTAGACGCCTCCATCGCTGCGGAACTACACGATATACTGCACAGCGCGCACAGCATCAAGCG CAACACTATGCGGACACTAGCCGCCATGTCACAGCAAGCTCGCGACATGTACCAGCTATACCTCTCGCCGCGGAGTCTCAGCGCCGTGCCGCTAGACGCCTCCATCGCTGCGGAACTACACGATATACTGCACAGCGCGCACAGCATCAAGCG CAACACTATGCGGACACTAGCCGCCATGTCACAGCAAGCTCGCGACATGTACGAGCTATACCTCTCGCCGCGGAGTCTCAGCGCCGTGCCGCTAGACGCCTCCATCGCTGCGGAACTACACGATATACTGCACAGCGCGCACAGCATCAAGCG CAACACTATGCGGACTCTAGCCGCCATGTCACAGCAAGCTCGCGACATGTACGAGCTATACCTCTCGCCGCGGAGTCTCAGCGCCGTGCCGCTAGACGCCTCCATCGCTGCGGAACTACACGATATACTGCACAGCGCGCACAGCATCAAGCG gcCTCAAGAAAGACTTCTACAAACAGCTTTAAAACTAGGCAACAGGTTAAAAGGTGCCCTAAGGCCTCAGACCATAGACGGGCAGGTTCTGGACTGTTTTACCAACTCTGAGGATTCCGAAGGGGACGGCGGGGAGAATATGGATATCTTGAAGTATTTAGAGTCGCTGGCGAATGAGGATAGTTTAAGGGAACAAGACTTGAGCACGTACAAAGTCGTTCTTACCAATGTTGAGACGAGATTG CAAGCGCCGCCTCGTCGCGGCACCGTCCGCGTGTTCACGCTCGCCGTGCACCGCGCCGCGCCCGGCGCCGCGCCAAGACTGTGGGCGCTCGACCGAAGCGAGCACGACTTCCACTTATTACGAGCTAAGCTGCTTGAGTTCCATGGGGATAAACTGCTGCACGAGCTGGCCTTACCTTCCCGCAG CTATCTACGGTCCGTCGTAGTGGAATTGATGTTCACTCTAGCCGCGCTTGGCGCCGCGCCAAGACTGTGGGCGCTCGACCGAAGCGAACATGACTTCCACTTATTAAAAGCTAAACTGTTAGAGTTCCACGGAGATAAACTGTTGCACGAGCTGGCCTTGCCTTCCCGCAG CTATCTACGGTCCGTAGTGGAATTGATGTTCACTCTAGCCGCGCTTGGCGCCGCGCCAAGACTGTGGGCGCTCGACCGAAGCGAACATGACTTCCACTTATTACGAGCTAAACTGCTTGAGTTCCACGGGGATAAACTATTACATGAGCTTGCGCTGCCTTCCCGCAG AGACAACAGTCCAATGGAGACCCTCCGCTACAAATACGAAGACTTCCTCCAACGCTTACTCCAAAAAAGCCTCCTCCAAACCAGCGAGCTCCTCCACCTATTCCTGACAGTGGATGGAGATTTCTCCATGGTGGTGCAAGCATCGACCCTGAATGCAAATAGCAGCGACCTGGCCAATATCTATCAGTCAGTCACACATAAACTGAGGAAGGAGAAGGGGCAACATTTGGAAAGCTTCCTAAAGAATCTGCTCGTGTCGTCGGATATCGACCGGTATCAGGCGCt CAAGCAAGGCACAGCGCGCGACGTGGAAGAAGCGATAGAAGTGAGCGAGGAGGCCGACACTATACCTTTACAGCGGCCGCGCCGCGCGCGAGACATCACCGACTCCGTGTTTGGAGACAACTTCGGAGTACCACCTAGCGCGTGCCACTCTGGGGACATACGACATCAGAACGCCGTGTGTGGGTTCACGCAGTGCGCCATGTTCTTGT TAGTGAAAGTGGTGAAGGCCCGTGGATTCGTGACTGCCATAGCTGGGAGCGTGTTTTGTGTGACGCGCGAACTCGTAGATGACGCTTTCGACGCGCTACTCAATAAGGCTCTATGTCGCCTATTATCGGAAAGGAGATTGGCACATTTAATACGATTAGGACATG GGCTATTGTTTGGTAAGAAAGCATCAACTCCCCGCACCGATCCCGCGAGGCAGCGAGAGTTGGCGCGGACACAACTTCTGCAGAGCATTCCTTCGCCAGCCGTGTTAATAGCCGGCAATGGCCTGCCAGTGGCTGTGCACAAGGCATTTGAAATTATACAGAGGCCACAACTCAACAAACAG TTGGTGTACAATTTACTGGACTTGTGCCTGATGGAACTATTCCCCGAATTAGGTGCTTCAACTGAGCCATCAAAAGAACCAAAGAGTTGA